In Plasmodium gaboni strain SY75 chromosome 8, whole genome shotgun sequence, one DNA window encodes the following:
- a CDS encoding phosphatidylglycerophosphate synthase, translating into MALKFVIHEPKAKLLFTPNEFFNTLNDIFKNSQNRIVISCLYMGIGELEKELIDSIQKNVNIKDLKVDILLDRQRGTRPEGKLNECSVSILSELFKCSDNINISLFHNPLLGPILYNILPPRANEAIGVMHMKIYIGDNILVLSGANLSDCYLRNRQDRYFVIENKFLADSIHNIINTIQGMSFTLNSDLSIEWKNDLINPLIDAYVFREQYYRRIRFMLKEIQKNISQYNKNYSYNNSYNNIKNHSINDNIYIYNNKSNNKYSNTLNEFSMLNSFSTDICEKDTYNNKNQKKNDKKHNMETHSFYYKDDVVNDSTVTLLNNNKNENQTDILFTHINEKNEFFYPLYETNESILVLELSLQCGFSIPPIYDETDMLENLLKNIEKYDQSLVISSGYLNFPMNFLKLIRNIYINLIQKKNGILQLITASPCANSFYKSKGISYYIPSSYSAMANVCIEYITKNVTNFLKKVNGQNIFEENHSSNQKIYIEYYKPSWTFHSKGIWIMDNMKNMKKIKNIKNMSNVNNNINNNNNNNNNNNNHNHNKLDSYKIYEQNDNNSPNVKTNLNKSGYFNNENFDNDIDEENENILKYENINDINENNEHYDNLPWCTVIGSSNYGYRAKYRDLEMSFIIKTNDYNLRCQLKNELNIIYESSHFVQMDELKLRYAFWLKFLVKYIFKWLL; encoded by the coding sequence atggcTCTGAAGTTTGTCATTCATGAACCTAAAgcaaaattattatttactcctaatgaattttttaataccttaaatgatatttttaagaatTCACAAAATCGTATTGTGATTAGCTGTTTATATATGGGCATAGGAGAATTGgaaaaagaattaatagatagtatacaaaaaaatgtaaatataaaagacTTAAAAGTggatatattattagataGACAAAGAGGTACAAGACCAGAAGGGAAATTGAATGAATGTTCAGTTAGTATTTTATCAGAACTTTTTAAATGTTcagataatattaatataagTTTATTTCATAATCCTTTATTAGGTCCTATactttataatatattaccTCCTAGAGCCAATGAAGCTATAGGTGTAATGcatatgaaaatatatattggTGATAATATTTTAGTATTATCAGGGGCTAATTTAAGTGATTGTTATTTACGAAATAGACAAGATAGATATTTTGTTATTGAAAACAAATTTCTAGCTGATTctattcataatataattaatacCATACAAGGTATGTCATTTACTCTAAATAGTGATTTAAGCATAGAGTGGaaaaatgatttaataAACCCACTTATAGATGCATATGTATTTCGTGAACAGTATTATAGAAGAATACGATTTATGTTGAAAGAAATTCAAAAGAATATTTcacaatataataaaaattattcatataataattcttataacaatataaaaaatcattccataaatgataacatatatatttataataataaaagtaataataaatatagtAATACATTAAATGAATTCAGCATGTTAAATTCTTTCAGTACTGATATATGCGAGAAagatacatataataataaaaatcaaaaaaaaaacgataaaaaacataatatgGAAACACATagtttttattataaagatGATGTAGTAAATGATTCAACAGTTACTCTtctaaataataataaaaatgaaaacCAAACtgatattttatttacacatataaatgaaaaaaatgaatttttttatccATTATATGAAACAAATGAAAGTATTTTAGTATTAGAACTTTCTTTGCAGTGTGGATTTTCCATACCTCCAATATATGATGAAACAGATATGTTAGAAAacttattaaaaaatatagaaaaatatgatcAAAGCTTAGTTATTTCTTCAGGATATTTAAACTTCCCAATGAATTTTCTTAAATTAattagaaatatatatatcaaccttatacaaaaaaaaaatggaatatTGCAATTAATCACAGCGTCACCATGTGCTAATAGTTTTTATAAATCCAAAGGTAtatcttattatatacCAAGTTCATATTCAGCTATGGCTAATGTGTgtattgaatatattacCAAAAATGTAAcgaattttttaaaaaaagtaaatggacaaaatatttttgaagAAAATCATTCTTcaaatcaaaaaatatatatagaatattataaaccTTCATGGACATTTCATTCGAAAGGTATATGGATAATGGAcaatatgaaaaatatgaaaaaaatcaaaaatataaaaaatatgagcaacgtgaataataatattaataataataataataataataataataataataatcataatcataataagcttgattcatataaaatatatgaacaaaatgataataacTCACCAAATGTAAAAACTAACCTGAACAAGTCAGGATATTTTAACAATGAAAATTTTGATAATGATATTGATGAAGAGAATGAGaatatattgaaatatgaaaatataaatgatataaatgaaaataatgaacattatgataatttaCCATGGTGTACAGTTATTGGAAGTTCTAATTATGGATATAGAGCAAAATATAGAGATTTGGAGATGagttttataataaaaacaaatgatTATAATCTGAGGTGTC